From Streptomyces zhihengii, the proteins below share one genomic window:
- a CDS encoding nucleotidyltransferase domain-containing protein: MSPHSVLLSGIVGSTAYGLAHAGSDIDRLGVFAAPTEDFHGLHAPRASYVTSAPDRTLHEAAKWCRLALGGNPTAGELVWLPDELYEVRTPLGDELIAIRSSLLSAKRVRDAYLGYATQQAKRLTDRAAHGPLPAEARGRTAKHARHLMRLCHQGLGLYTTGRLEIRLDDPDAFRAFGERVADDPAQALPLLASYERAFDEARSPLPDRPDEAPAEAWLRRVRAHHYAARAPR; this comes from the coding sequence TTGTCCCCGCACTCCGTCCTGCTGTCCGGCATCGTCGGCTCCACCGCGTACGGCCTGGCGCACGCCGGGTCGGACATCGACCGGCTGGGGGTGTTCGCGGCGCCCACCGAGGACTTCCACGGGCTGCACGCGCCCCGGGCCTCGTACGTGACCAGCGCACCCGACCGCACGCTGCACGAGGCCGCGAAGTGGTGCCGGCTCGCCCTCGGCGGCAACCCGACGGCCGGTGAACTCGTCTGGCTGCCCGACGAGTTGTACGAGGTCCGCACCCCGCTGGGCGACGAGCTCATCGCCATCCGGTCGTCACTGCTCTCCGCGAAACGGGTGCGCGACGCCTATCTCGGCTACGCCACCCAGCAGGCCAAGCGGCTCACCGACCGGGCCGCGCACGGGCCGTTGCCCGCCGAGGCACGCGGGCGCACGGCCAAGCACGCCCGCCATCTGATGCGCCTGTGCCACCAGGGCCTGGGCCTCTACACCACCGGGCGGCTGGAGATACGGCTCGACGACCCGGACGCCTTCCGGGCGTTCGGCGAGCGGGTCGCCGACGACCCGGCGCAGGCACTGCCGCTGCTCGCCTCCTACGAGCGGGCGTTCGACGAGGCACGGAGCCCGCTGCCCGACCGGCCCGACGAGGCGCCGGCGGAGGCATGGCTGCGCCGGGTGCGCGCCCACCACTACGCCGCGCGGGCACCGCGGTGA